A single Rhopalosiphum padi isolate XX-2018 chromosome 4, ASM2088224v1, whole genome shotgun sequence DNA region contains:
- the LOC132928371 gene encoding vigilin, with protein MLELQQQDIPKLKSERTVSNNTGQEDGGNNGNSYDLVFPALPDSKTLVPKNIGVNGQCASSNVPPKGWNKVRTSTVNNVFTISVQDRKSDNSEKFGEGESKRICSQITRETGAEIEISTSKNMNLTFLVRGKDADVNEAKRRIIASFQTQATSAVPVPKEHHCQVMGKQGTRRKEIEQRTGARIQMPSIQDTSDIINVTGTRDAVEKAVQEIRMISDELSKKAFERIEIPKIFHPFITGGHNEKLNNLMKETGVKIHVPPPSVNRDEITIAGDKEGVQSAIEQIKQVYTKMEKESATVFVEIPKQKHKYLMAQKGNGIQDILLETNVSVEMPQQDSDKETVTLRGLYKDLGTGLTKLYEKANSMTAETIECPGWMHRFLIGKNGSNLRELIEDNEKVHVEFSDDNKIIVEGPTNMIPKVIDSLKKAIDCYVSTELVVDPKFFKHIIGKNGSNINRVKNDAGVIINISESDNNSNIIRIEGRKDGVELAKCELGEMIFKLENEVEKEISIDQRHHRAIIGVKGEKVRELQEAFNVQITFPSSVEARSNLVKIRGLNDDVNKAFKSLAKLAKELDEANYVLEIPVFKQFHKLVVGKGGANIKKIREETDTRIDLPREGEDSDTIKVMGNKEKVLIACDMIKKIQNEMGDIVTKEIVLGNIKVRNVIVNLGNKFIQSIREDCGGNVSLKLPAVKGDNTIVIKGPEDDVDSAITQIQTMVDEVHNSVIDLKVKPEFHKYLIGKKRANVKRIRDLTNTRIIFPPETDSVNENITIVGKKENVDKAKLEFEVMITDISNVVEDRVEINEKYHKNFVAKRGEFLHKLEEECGGVKISFPKPGGGDKVVLKGSKANVAIAKQRLLDHAKVLENTIQVEVNVDPKYHRHFVARRGEIINRIIDDCNGVSITFPKLASNDDVVIIKGDKSNAEEAKRRIEEIVKDLENIIEIIMSVPPKHHRHFVARRAEVINQISAEFNGVTVTFPQVNSNSSEVLIKGHKDYVEKVKNKINNIVIDLEQRITVEVIIPQRMHRVLMRNRDLLEGMRRDLDVWIKFPERPPEDQYNRESEDVNVGEETDENRAPSVNDIVTIFGKPENCESAKQILIDNIPKTIDLNVPSEYHRSLIGSKGATIRKLSDDYNVQIKVPNQEQNADIIKITGVQKDIDEVVAAIKEEMRIYDADKEDRQLRSYEIQMTIEPEFHPMIIGKKGDTVRNLRNKYGVQVNLPRRGEGNNENIVTVVGYQKSAESARDEIQEMVDKLKNVYKEEIYIDSRIHSRLIGFRGRNISQIMDKYHVDIRFSKPDSSNPDLVTVYAREDATQDDVLDCMDYLDMIQQDYLTDLVENEARANLKPKTESQSVPNGNHNSQGGAGFVMGNGAPWEKAHPDTNSTRDFPSFAGIATSANNAGSDKTNLPSWGSGRR; from the exons ATGTTGGAGTTGCAACAGCAAGATATTCCTAAGTTGAAGAGTGAACGCACGGTGTCTAACAACACTGGTCAAGAAGATGGAGGTAACAATGGTAACAGCTATGACCTCGTGTTTCCAGCTTTACCTGATTCAAAAACATTGGTACCTAAGAACATTGGGGTCAATGGCCAATGTGCATCTTCAAATGTACCACCAAAAGGATGGAACAAAGTTCGGACTTCAactgttaataat GTATTCACTATTTCTGTTCAAGACCGTAAATCAGATAATAGTGAAAAATTTGGTGAAGGTGAATCTAAACGCATTTGTAGTCAAATTACAAGAGAAACTGGAGCTGAGATTGAGATTTCTACGTCAAAGAATATGAATTTGACATTTCTTGTAAGAGGTAAAGATGCAGATGTCAATGAAGCTAAACGCAGAATTATTGCAAGCTTTCAAACTCAG gcTACTAGTGCAGTTCCTGTTCCAAAGGAACACCATTGTCAAGTTATGGGAAAACAAGGAACTCGTCGCAAGGAAATTGAACAGCGCACCGGTGCGCGTATTCAAATGCCAAGCATTCAAGATACTTCAGATATTATCAATGTTACTGGAACTAGAGATGCAGTGGAGAAAGCTGTTCAGGAAATTCGCATGATTTCAGATGAGTTG tcTAAAAAAGCATTTGAAAGGATTGAAATCCCAAAAATTTTCCATCCTTTCATTACTGGTGGTCATAATGAAaagcttaataatttaatgaaagaaACTGGTGTTAAAATCCATGTTCCCCCGCCATCTGTTAACAGAGATGAAATTACAATTGCTGGAGATAAAGAAGGAGTTCAATCAGCTATTGAACAGATTAAACAGGTTTATACAAAAATG gaaAAAGAATCAGCAACAGTGTTTGTTGAGATACCAAAAcagaaacataaatatttaatggcaCAAAAAGGAAATGGTATTCAAGATATATTATTGGAAACTAATGTTAGTGTGGAAATGCCTCAACAAGATTCAGACAAAGAAACGGTTACTTTAAGAGGGTTATATAAGGATTTAGGCactg gattAACGAAGTTGTATGAAAAAGCAAACAGTATGACTGCTGAAACAATCGAGTGTCCTGGATGGATGCACagatttttaataggtaaaaatGGTTCCAATTTACGAGAGTTAATTGAAGATAATGAaaag gtACATGTTGAATTTTCTGATGATAATAAGATAATTGTGGAAGGCCCAACTAATATGATTCCTAAGGTaattgattcattaaaaaaagcTATTGACTGCTATGTTTCTACTGAACTTGTAGTTGATCCAAAGTTTTTCAAGCATATAATTGGAAAAAACGGAAGCAATA TTAATCGCGTAAAGAATGACGCCGgtgttataatcaatatttctgAGTCTGATAATAACTCGAACATTATTCGGATTGAAGGACGAAAAGATGGAGTGGAATTAGCAAAATGT gaATTGGGAGAAATGATTTTTAAGTTGGAGAATGAAGTTGAAAAAGAAATATCAATTGACCAACGTCACCATCGTGCTATAATTGGAGTCAAAGGTGAAAAAGTAAGGGAACTTCAGGAAGCTTTTAACGTTCAAATTACATTTCCTAGTTCag ttgaagCTAGAAGCAATTTAGTCAAAATACGTGGTTTAAATGATGATGTAAATAAAGCATTTAAGTCTTTAGCTAAATTGGCAAAAGAATTAGATGAAGCCAACTATGTATTAGAAATTCCTGTTTTTAAACAATTCCATAAGCTTGTTGTGGGGAAAGGAGGAGCTAATATTAAAAAG aTCAGAGAAGAAACTGATACTAGAATTGATTTACCTCGTGAAGGTGAAGATAGTGACACTATCAAAGTCATGGGTAATAAAGAAAAAGTTTTAATTGCTTGTGATATGATaaagaaaatacaaaatgaaatg ggaGATATTGTCACAAAAGAAATCGTATTAGGAAATATTAAAGTACGTAATGTTATTGTAAATCTTGGAAATAAGTTTATTCAATCTATCAGAGAAGATTGTGGAGGTAATGTGTCATTAAAGTTACCAGCTGTTAAAGGCGATAAT actatagttatcAAAGGACCCGAAGATGATGTAGATAGTGCTATAACACAAATTCAGACCATGGTAGACGAAGTTCATAATTCggttattgatttaaaagtaaAGCCAGAATTTCACAAATATTTGATTGGGAAAAAACGAGCTAATGTCAAAAGG ATTCGAGATTTAACAAATACAAGAATTATATTCCCACCCGAAACTGATTcagttaatgaaaatattactattgttggtaaaaaagaaaatgtagaCAAGgcaaaattagaatttgaagtTATGATAACTGATATCAGTAATGTTGTTGAAGACCGTGtagaaataaatgaaaaatatcataaaaattttgtGGCTAAACGTGGAGAATTTTTACATAAGTTGGAAGAAGAATGTGGTGGTGTAAAGATATCATTCCCCAAACCTGGCGGTGGGGATAAAGTTGTACTAAAAGGAAGCAAAGCAAATGTTGCTATTGCAAAACAGAGACTTTTAGACCATGCAAAAGTTTTG gaaaATACTATTCAAGTTGAAGTTAACGTTGATCCTAAGTATCATCGTCACTTTGTTGCAAGGCGTGgtgaaattattaatagaatcaTTGATGATTGTAATGGAGTATCTATAACATTCCCTAAATTAGCATCTAATGATGATGTTGTTATTATCAAGGGTGACAAATCTAATGCTGAAGAAGCAAAGCGTAGAATTGAAGAGATTGTTAAGGATTTG gaaaatattattgaaataattatgagTGTTCCTCCTAAACACCATCGACATTTTGTTGCCCGCCGTGCTGaagttataaatcaaattagtGCTGAATTTAATGGAGTTACTGTAACATTCCCACAAGTTAATTCAAACTCTAGTGAAGTTTTGATTAAAGGTCACAAAGACTATGTtgaaaaagtcaaaaataaaatcaataatattgttatagactTG gaACAACGTATCACTGTTGAAGTAATCATACCTCAAAGGATGCATAGAGTTTTAATGAGAAATCGAGATTTATTGGAAGGCATGAGACGAGATTTAGATGTTTGGATTAAGTTTCCTGAAAGACCTccag AAGACCAGTATAATCGCGAGTCTGAAGATGTTAATGTTGGAGAAGAAACTGATGAAAACCGTGCTCCTAGTGTCAATGACATAGTTACAATCTTTGGAAAACCTGAAAATTGTGAAAGtgctaaacaaattttaattgataatataccaaaaactattgat TTAAATGTACCATCTGAATATCATAGATCATTGATTGGTTCTAAGGGTGCCACGATCCGAAAACTTAGTGATGATTATAATGTTCAGATTAAAGTTCCAAATCAAGAACAAAATGCTGATATTATAAAG ATTACTGGGGTGCAAAAGGATATTGATGAAGTAGTTGCAGCCATTAAAGAAGAAATGAGGATATATGATGCTGATAAAGAAGATAGACAATTGCGTTCATATGAAATTcag atgacTATTGAACCAGAATTCCATCCTATGATAATCGGTAAAAAAGGAGACACTGTTCGTAACTTGCGTAACAAATATGGTGTGCAAGTTAATCTACCTAGAAGAGGTGAAGGAAACAATGAAAACATAGTGACAGTTGTCGGTTACCAAAAAAGTGCTGAATCAGCAAGAGATGAAATTCAAGAAATGGTTGATAAACTT aaaaatgtttataaggAAGAAATTTATATTGATAGTAGAATTCATTCAAGATTAATCGGTTTTCGTGGACGTAACATTTCACAAATTATGGATAAATATCATGTAGATATTAGATTTTCAAAACCTGATAGTTCTAATCCAGATTTAGTAACTGTATATGCTCGTGAAGATGCCACCCAGGATGACGTTTTGGATTGTATGGATTATTTAGATATGATTCAACAAgactat ttgaCAGACTTAGTAGAAAATGAAGCAAGAGCAAACTTGAAACCAAAAACTGAGAGTCAATCTGTTCCCAATGGTAATCATAACTCACAAGGAGGTGCTGGATTTGTTATGGGTAATGGTGCTCCATGGGAAAAAGCTCATCCAGATACAAATAGTACCAGAGATTTTCCATCATTTGCGGGTATTGCGACATCTGCTAATAATGCTGGCTCTGATAAAACCAATCTTCCAAGTTGGGGAAGTGGGCGtcgttag
- the LOC132930707 gene encoding small ribosomal subunit protein mS37, giving the protein MRLNNVLNFRDMRRYTKNPLEVKFEELLPLKLKDKVSGKGDRSKERACVHEISVMFACFKKNEFDQALCSDEITKFQACATKNYADKFKRKQDRQKGNISVGKDNLTPREINYLLKKYPNP; this is encoded by the coding sequence ATGCGTTTAAACAATGTTTTGAATTTTCGCGATATGCGTCGATATACAAAAAATCCACTTGAAGTTAAATTCGAAGAACTGTTGCCGCTTAAATTGAAGGATAAAGTATCTGGTAAAGGAGACAGATCCAAAGAACGAGCATGTGTTCATGAAATATCTGTCATGTTCgcctgttttaaaaaaaatgaatttgacCAAGCTCTCTGTTCAGATGAAATTACCAAGTTTCAAGCATGTGCAACTAAAAATTATGCTGACAAGTTTAAAAGAAAACAAGACAGGCAAAAAGGAAATATTTCTGTGGGGAAGGATAATCTTACACCTAGAGAAATCAATTATCTTCTGAAAAAATATCCAAATCCGTAA